In Asticcacaulis sp. SL142, the sequence GATCGAACAACTGAATGAGATCGATGTGACCGGCGTGGAACCCATGACGACCGCCGTGGCCGCCGCCGCTCCGTTGCGTGATGATGTGGTATCCGACGGTGGCAAGGTCGCCGATGTCGTTAAAAACGCGCCCAAAACCGTCGATGGCTTTTTCATCGTGCCGAAGGTAGTCGAATAGTCATGAGTGATCTTACCAAACTGACCCTCA encodes:
- the gatC gene encoding Asp-tRNA(Asn)/Glu-tRNA(Gln) amidotransferase subunit GatC, giving the protein MAIDVATVKKVASLSRLREPEARLESLSGELNGILGWIEQLNEIDVTGVEPMTTAVAAAAPLRDDVVSDGGKVADVVKNAPKTVDGFFIVPKVVE